A region of the Deltaproteobacteria bacterium genome:
GGCGATTGTCTCCAAGGATACAATCCGGGCCAACCTGGGCGCGCTCCAGAACCGTCTGGAAAACACCATCACCAACCTGACCATCCAGGCGGAAAACCTGCAGGCGGCCGAATCCCGCATCTCCGATGTGGACGTGGCCACGGAAATGACCAACTTCGTGCGCAACCAGATTCTGACCCAAAGCGCGGTGGCCATGCTGTCCCAGGCCAACAGCCTGCCGCAGATGGCCATGCAGCTCATCGGCGGTTAGTAGGCGCGGCACTGATTCCGTTTCTTGGCTGGGTCGCGCGGGCGGCCCAGCCTTTTTTTTACACATCCCAAAATCCTGGTATCATTATTGCTTAAATCTTCGCGACACACGAAACATTTGGTCCAGAGGCAGGTATGGCTGACGATCTGACATCCTCGCTCATCTCGGGAGCAATCCGCTTTACAGGCTTGGGATCGGGCACGGATTTCGATTCCATGGTCACCAAACTGGTGGAAGTGGAACAGACAACCACCAAGCGCATGCAGCTGTGGCGGTCGGAATGGGAACAAAAAAGCGAAGCGTTCGACACCCTGAGCGCGGCCATGCTCAGCCTGAACGCCACGCTTTCATCCATGAACACCACGGACGAATTCCTGATCAAGACCGTCA
Encoded here:
- a CDS encoding flagellin, producing the protein AIVSKDTIRANLGALQNRLENTITNLTIQAENLQAAESRISDVDVATEMTNFVRNQILTQSAVAMLSQANSLPQMAMQLIGG